GTCGGAGCATCAGTCTACTGGAAATACTTCACAACAGCATACGGAGGACTGCTAGCACCAGTTGCTTTGCTAACTCAGGTTATGTTTCAAATACTCCAAATCGGAAGCAATTATTGGATGGCTTGGGCGACCCCTGTGTCCAAGGATGAGGCACCTAACGTCGGAGGCTCTACCCTTATCCTCGTCTACGTCGTGTTGTCAGTAGGAAGTGCTCTCTGTGTTCTTGGCAGATCCTTATGTGTCGCAACCATTGGCTACGAGACAGCCAAGATACTCTTTAGCAAAATGCATCTCAGCCTATTTCGCGCCCCCATGTCGTTCTTCGACTCCACCCCAAGCGGGCGTATTCTCAATAGAGTATGTGGAAAAATGTTTTTAATTTCTCTTGTTTTGGTCATGGAAGGTTTTATTTCATTTTGGATTCATGGATAGCTTTAGCAAGGTTTTTTGCTTTCTTAGGTATCTACAGACCAAACAACGGTGGATTTGATCATGGCTGGCATAATTGGGAAATTTGCTTTTGGCATAATACAGCTTCTAGGAATTATTGCAGTCATGTCACAAGTTGCATGGCAGGTCTTCATTCTTTTTATACCAGTGGTTGCAATTTGCTTATGGCTGCAGGTAAAGTATTTGTAATATCCAATTTCATCATGCTTTTGCAGGTGTTTCTTATCACTTGTAACTTGCTAACATGGTAGGTTAACTCAATGTTTTCCTTTCCAGCAATATTACATAGCTGCAGCGCGAGAACTATCACGGTTGTGTGGGGTGAGCAAAGCACCAGTTATACAGCACTTCTCGGAGACACTCTCTGGATCAGTCACAATCAGATGTTTCGATCAGGAACCAAGATTTCAAGATATGAGCATGACATTGATCGATGGATACTCGCGGCCCAAGTTCCATACAGCAGGTGCAAGGGAATGGCTATGCATTCGTCTCGATGTCTTGTCTCTCGTGACATTCGCCTTTTCATTGACTTTCCTTATCTCTCTTCCACAGGGAACAATTGATCCAAGTGAGATGCAACCACCATCTTAATTTCAGCTTAACTACACACTTGCCTAAGTGATTTTCCTATCTTCTGAATATGTTAACAACAATGTAGGCGTGGCTGGTTTAGCAGTGACGTATGGCCTCAGCTTGAACACCGTGCAGGGGTGGGCTGTTTGGTTTCTTTGCGCTATGGAGAACAGAATCATATCAGTCGAAAGAATACTTCAGTATACTTCACTTACAAGTGAACCTCCTCTTGTTATAGAGTTGAACAGGCCAGAGAGCTGCTGGCCTACCCACGGAGAAGTTAACATCCAAGACCTTAAGGTGATCTTCGTTGTGGGGAGTTATTTTGACAAAAAAACTGTCTATTCCGTGCTGACCACGGGTTCTATCCGATCTATGTCTAGGTTCGTTATGCTCCTCAAATGCCCTTCGTGCTAAGAGGCCTAACATGTACTTTATTTGGTGGGAAGAGGACTGGTATAGTAGGAAGGACGGGAAGTGGCAAATCAACCCTTATTCAGACTCTCTTTCGAATTGTAGAACCAACAATTGGGCAGATACTGATTGATGGTATTGATATCTCATATATCGGCCTGCATGATTTACGATCTAAGTTAAGCATAATCCCACAGGATCCAACTATGTTTGAGGGAACTGTTCGAACTAACCTGGATCCTCTTCAAGAGTACACAGATGAGCAGATTTGGGAGGTAACAAGACTTTATTTTAAAGTGGAAGACAGGATTATGATTATCTTGATTAACTAAGTATATGTTGTGAAAGCTTTAGGTTCTTGGTAAATGCGAGCTTGCTGATGAAGTCCGGAAAAAGGAACTCAAGCTTGATTCTGCAGGTTCTTCCCTCATTCTCCGATTTCGTTAAGTGGCAAACCAAACGAACTGATTGAGTTCCATTTGTTGAAACATGGCAGTGTCTGAAAATGGAGAGAATTGGAGCGTTGGGCAGAGGCAGCTGGTGTGCCTGGGGCGCGTGCTTCTGAAGCAGGGCCGGTCCTGAGATTTCGAGGGCCCTAGGCGAAGCAAAAAAAAAGGGCCCATaaatatgaaacttaaaaaaatttgtTGCTTCAAGATCAAATTTCTCTAGTACCTTGTTTTCAGTGTATAAAATTTTTAGGTTATTTAACATTTCTTAAGTTGCAGACacttaaaacaaataaaataacaaaacagTAAAGCATGAGATGAGAGAGGAAAATATAGGAGGTGagcacaatataattaattttttttatgatccATTCaagattaatatataataattttttataattaatacaaaatatattataactaataaatttatttttaaaatttggggCCCCTCAACTTTGGGGGCCCTAGGCCTTTGCCCCACTTGCCATATAGAAGGGCCGGCCTTGTTCTGAAGAAGAGCAAGGTTCTGGTGCTGGACGAGGCCACAGCGTCTGTGGACACAGCAACTGATAATCTCATCCAACAaactctcaaacatcatttcTCGGATTCGACAGTCGTAACAATCGCACACAGGATAACGTCTGTGCTGGACAGTGATATGGTTTTAGTGCTGGATAACGGTATGTCAAATGTGGAACGCGTTTAGTTTGGGCGATGGATTGGATAAATAATGTTAATACGTAGGATTTGAGTATTGCAGGAGTAGTTGAGGAATATGATTCTCCACCGAAGCTGTTGGGGAAGGAGTCGTCTTCGTTTGCGAAGCTCGTTGCAGAATACAGCATGAGATCGATTTCTACGTGACTTTTAAGAAATATATGTTGTGTGAAAACGTGCTTCACGTGAAGCCAACAAGTTTTCACAAGCAAACACTTTGCAGGGGGATCATGTGTCTAATAATAGTAGTGTGTTTTCTATTTTCTAGGTAAATGGTAATGGATGGATTCTAGTAGAGATGAAGTGCATAAGATGAACTCATTAAACAATGCGATGCCATACAGTATTATTGTTTCTCTTCAGCTTATTTTAGTTTAGACTGAACTTTAAAAatgttcaaattaaaataccaaaaataaaaacttgttaattaatataaaaaatttaaaaattaaccaCACTTGCCATTTTACcttcaataaataatttaaaaattatcaattaattttttaattttgattcgtgtttttaaatttgaattcacaattaagaTTATTTTGAGTCTTCAAACTCGAATTCAAATCTTAGTTCATTTGAATTATGCAAATGATTTTCATTTGAAATACCACAAATGATTTTCTAGTATGATTGAGTCTATTAAtagccgcttgatatttttcaTCAATAGTATCTTGGAGTATTTAAAGAATGAAGTGATGGTCTAGAATAATGAAAAGACAATTAAGAGGGAATGGATCCTCTCCATTATTAAAAAACACAACAAGGTTTGATGTGCACAAAATGCAGTCAATTGCGCATTTTAAACGCAGGTGTTTTggcaaattttttaaaatattttaaatctattttgtTGAACactttttattctttaaatactcAAAGCTAATCGTTTTATGTTAAGAATGATATCCGAtatcatattaataatttataagtattttaatttataaattcaaatgtgttttatagttattttaggtgattaaataaaaaaatgtttcaaaaatagACGGCGGTTGATTCTATGTTACTTGTAGTGCTAATTTTCCATGCATGTCGACAGCTAACACACATTTCCACATTGACTTGTGAAAATCCATTTATCTATTAGGAATATAAAATCCACTTGGGAGGAATCGATAAATTGGCATTTATGATTTAAGCGGGGCCGTCTATTCTAAATTCTGACAATATTAGGGGGGAAAAGAATGAAAGGATATTGTGGAATGAAATCAGATTTGAGAAAGCCATTTATCTTCCGAGTCTTGGCCACCACGTTTTCTCCTGCCCAAGCAAAGCAAACCAAAGCCCAGCCTTTTGTGTTTGACTTTTATCCTCTGATCaccactttttcttttcttctctttttattatatgaaaatcaaacaaaaagtAATCCACAAATAATGGAAAAGGAAAAGTCGATTCTTTTGCCAGTGGATGCGGGGGTATGAGTATCTTCTTGATAAACACAAGTATATAAAGCCGAGTTACCAACTTACATTTTTTCATCACTCACTCCAATCCATACTACCACACTTGACTACCCGCCGACTAAAGGAGAAGAAGCGACCAACCTTCACGGCCACCACAGTCCCACACCAAATGGGATTCCTTCCAACGACAAATTCATCGACGGGTATGTCTGTTTTCCTCTCCGATTCCCGCCTTTTTCCCTTTGGTGACATGGGAGGTGGCCGTGATTTTCTATTTAATCCAATTCTCTTGCGTTTCTTGACGGCCTCTGTGCACttgattttgttgtttattGTTCTCGTTTCGTGGCTTCACAAGAAATTTAGGAGCGACGGCGATGAAAACCACAAACATAGTGGTACAACAATTAACAATGTCTCATACTACAAAACAACCCGTTTTTCCTCTTTAGCCCTTTCATTCTTTAATCTCACTCTATGCCTTTTGAACCTCTTCTATTGGTATAGAAATGGTTGGAGTGATGAAAAGATTCTAACTTTATCGGATTTGGCGGTCAAAACAGTTTCTTGGTTGTCTCTCTACCTTTTCTTGCATATATATTTCTCGAATTCGAAAGAAACCAAGTATCCACTCGTTTTGAGGCTTTGGTGGTTGCTGTTCTTCTGCGTATCTTGTTATTGCCTAGTAACCGACCTTCTTTATTTCGAAAAGGCCAAATATTTGTCGATtctgttttgggcctctgatatTGTTTCCATCCTTCTGAGTTTAGTGTTCTGTTTCACTGGGTTTTGGGGTAGGAAAATGGATGAGAACACTATCCTTGAGACACCCCTTTTAATTGGTAGTGCTAGAAATGGTATAGAGTCTGAGACACCAGCCAAAGGGGACGAGACTGTGACCCCTTACGCCGATGCTGGTTTTTATAGTCTCTTTACTTTCTCGTGGATGGGTCCTTTAATCGCTCTAGGATACAAGAAAACGTTGGACCTCGAGGATGTTCCTCAGCTTGCCGGCTTGGACACTGCTAGAGGGGCATTTCCAGTTTTGAATGATAAGCTGGAATCTTATAGTGGAGGAAGTAACAGAGTCACCACGATCATGCTGGCCAAGGGGTTGCTTTATACGGCGTGGAGAGAAGTCGTGCTATCTGCTGTTTGTGTGCTGATATACACTTTGGCTTCTTATGTTGGTCCATACCTTATTGATGTGTTTGTCCAGTACTTAAATGGAAGTAGACATTTCGAAAATGAGGGCTATATATTGGTTTCTGCATTTACCATTGCAAAGTTGTTTGAGTGCTTTTCCCAGAGACATTGGTTTTTTAAGGTTCAGCAGGCTGGTTATAGGGCGAGGGCAGCTTTAGTTGCCAAAATATATAATAAGGGATTGACGCTTTCATGTCAATCGAAGAAAGAACATACAACGGGGGAAATTATTAATTTCATGGCAGTTGATGCTGAGAGGATAGGTGACTTTGGTTGGTATATGCATGATCCATGGATGGTGGTTCTGCAGGTCGTCTTAGcattaattatattgtataGAGATCTTGGGCTTGCTTCAATAGCTGCACTTGTTGCTACTATTTTGGTCATGTTAGCAAATGTTCCACTTGGGAAATTGCAGGAGAAATTTCAGGACGAGCTAATGAAATGCAAAGATAAAAGGATGAAGGCGACTTCAGAAGTCTTGAGGAACATGAGAATCCTTAAACTTCAGGCTTGGGAGCTGAAGTTTCTCTCTAGAATTCAGGATCTTAGGAGTGTAGAAACGGGGTGGTTGGCAAAATATCTTTATACGACAGCCTTCACCACATTTGTCTTTTGGGGTGCTCCTACGTTTGTGTCTGTGGTAACTTTTGGTTCTTGTATGCTGATGGGAATCCCACTTGAGTCGGGAAAGATACTATCTGCGCTGGCAACGTTTAGGATTCTTCAAGAGCCAATCTACAATCTGCCTGATACAATATCGATGATTGTTCAGACCAAGGTTTCCCTGGATCGAATTGCGTCATTCCTTTCTGTTGACGACCTGCCACCAGATGTAGTAGAGAAGCTTCCGGTTGGTGGTTCTGATATTGCCATTGAGGTAATAAATGGAAACTTTTCCTGGGATGTATTATCTCCTAGTCCCACCTTGAGAGATATTAATTTTAGAGTGTCACCTGGCATGAGGGTTGCAATTTGTGGTATGGTTGGTTCTGGCAAGTCGAGCTTACTTTCTAGTATTTTGGGGGAAATACCAAAAATATCTGGGGCGGTTAGTCTTTCAGGATCAAAAGCCTATGTTGCTCAGTCAGCTTGGATACAAAGCGGAAAGATAGAAGAAAACATACTGTTTGGTAAGGAAATGGATAGACAACGGTACAATAGGGTCCTCGAAGCATGTTCACTGAACAAAGACCTGGAGATTCTCCCTTTTGGGGATCAAACTGTTATTGGTGAGAGAGGAATCAACATGAGTGGTGGACAGAAGCAAAGGATACAGATTGCACGAGCTCTTTACCAAGATGCCGACATCTATTTATTTGATGATCCATTCAGTGCTGTGGATGCACATACAGGCACTCATCTTTTCAATGTAAGCACAATATGTTCTTCATTTCAATTGTAATATATGTTTATGACACATTTTTTTATGATGATAGTTGATCCTCTTCTTAATTCCATCCACGCCTCTTGTTTTAATGTCCAATTGACGTACTAACATCAACATGATTTATATGTAATGCCAGGAATGCATTATGGGGCTTCTGGATTCCAAAACCATTATTTATGTTACTCATCAAGTGGAGTTTCTGCCTGCTGCTGACCTTATTCTGGTGACTTATTCATCTCTAAATTGTTGCATTTTTCTTGCAAACTTTCATCCTGTGACATATGACTAATCTTTTAATCATCAGGTTATGAAAGAAGGACAAATTAAACAAGCAGGCAGGTACAATGACATCCTCCGATCAGGAAGTGACTTCATGGAACTAGTTGGTGCACACGAGGAGGCGTTATCAGCTCTTGATTCCATGAGTGTGGAGAAATCAGTGAGTGGTGAGGGAAGCAGCTCAACAAATGCTAAGCCTGTTTTGCAGAGGCAGGAatctcaaagacatggaaatgATAATGTTAATGAGGTAACAAAGGGTGGTCAGCTTgttcaagaagaagaaagagtaAAAGGAAGTGTAGGACTGTCAGTTTACTGGAACTATATTACGACAGCGTATGGAGGACTCTTAGCACCCATTGCTTTGCTATGTCAGATAGCGTTTCAGGCACTTCAAATCGGAAGCAATTACTGGATGGCTTGGGCAACTCCTGTTTCGAAGGATGAAGCAGCTCGAGTTGGAGGATCTACCCTTATCCTTGTCTATGTTGCTTTGTCAATTGGAAGTGCTTTTTGCGTTTTGGGCAGGGCTTTATCTGTTGTGACCATTACCTACAAGACTGCAAACATACTCTTTAACAAAATGCATCTCTGCATATTCCGTGCACCCATGTCTTTCTTTGATTCCACTCCAAGTGGGCGGATTCTCAATAGGGTATGTGACGAtgttcttttgttttctttttcacttGTCATATGGTTTCTTTCACTGTCCTTAACACTGACTGAAATTTTCTTGACACTCATGGAAGTCAAGCTGCTTAAAGAGTAACTTTTCATGAAAGCTCTGTTCTTTCACAGGCATCTACGGACCAAAGCACTGTGGATTTGAACATGGGTATCATTGCGCTATTTTCTTTTGCCGTAATTCAGCTTCTAGGAGTTGTTGCAGTCATGTCACAAGTTGCTTGGCAGGTCTTCATCATTTTCATTCCAGTAATTGCAATTTGCATATTGTTGCAGGTAAACTCTTCAAATTCCTTTGCtactattttatatatatatacggcCCAGTCGTTTGATTTATAAAGTGATGTGCTTATTCCAGGTGTATTTGACTTCAAATTTTGTTGCTTATCATGTGTGTTGATGGATGCTAATTTCATACGATTCAAATGATTAGTTAATTCAATACTTTCCTTTGCAGCGATATTACATAGCTGCTGCACGAGAACTCGCCCGACTATGTGGAGTGAGCAAAGCTCCAGTTATACAACACTTCTCTGAGACACTGTCAGGATCAATCACAATTCGAAGTTTTGATCAAGAACCCAGATTCCGAGATACTAGCTTGAGACTAATAGATGGATATTCCAGACCAAAGTTTAATACTGCTGGCGCCATGGAATGGCTATGCCTTCGTTTGGATGTGTTGTCTCTCATGACGTTTGCCTCTGCACTGATTTTCCTGATTACTCTTCCAGAAGGAACTATTGATCCAAGTGAGTGTTGTGCAAATATATCGTATATTTTACAAGCTGAACTTTTTGAATGTTCTTATACAGCTAAGTAATTTCTTGTATTCTTAATATGTAATGCAGGTCTTGCTGGTTTAGCAGTGACATATGGCCTCAATTTGAATATGTATCAATCCTGGGTTGTTTGGAACCTTTGCTTTATGGAGAACAGAATCATATCAGTCGAAAGAATACTTCAGTATACTTCACTTCCAAGTGAACCTCCTCTTGTTATAGAGTCGAGCAGGCCCGAGAGTTGCTGGCCTACCCAAGGAGAAGTTAATATCAAAGACCTTCAGGTGACTTTTTTGGCTGGACTTCCATATCGTTGAATATCTAATAATACGTTGGTTTTTTATGCTGACTTGGAGATTTTCTTTAAACCAATTATTATTGTAGGTTCGATATGGTCCTCACATGCCCTTCGTGTTAAGAGGCATAACATGTACTTTCTTTGGTGGAAAGAGGACTGGTATAGTAGGAAGGACAGGAAGTGGCAAATCAACTCTTATTCAGACTCTGTTCCGAATTGTAGAACCAACAGTCGGACAGATACTGGTTGATGGTGTCAATATTTTAGATATTGGACTGCATGATTTACGATCTAAGTTAAGCATAATCCCTCAGGATCCAACTATGTTTGAGGGAACTGTTCGAACTAACCTCGACCCCCTTGAAGAGTATACAGATGAGCAGATATGGGAGGTGCGTTTAGTTCGAGTAAGACGCAGAATACTCTCCTGATTCAGGTGTTGATTAAGtatcttgtttttgtttttatttttaggcTCTTGATAAATGCCAGCTTGGTGATGAGGTTAGGAAAAAGGCAGAGAAGCTTGATTTTGCAGGTAAATCTCGTTCACTGATTGTTCTTTTTCGTAGAAGCAAGTTAGTTAATCGACTCCACAGCTTATTTACTCGATGAGTTTGAATTGTGATGAAGCAGTGTCCGAGAATGGAGAGAACTGGAGCGTGGGTCAAAGGCAGCTAGTTTGTCTTGGGCGCGTGCTTCTGAAGAAAAGCAAGGTTCTGGTGCTGGATGAGGCAACAGCGTCTGTCGACACAGCAACTGATAATCTGATTCAACAGACCCTGAGAAATCATTTCTGTGACTCGACAGTTATAACGATTGCACATAGGATAACATCCGTACTGGACAGCGACATGGTTGTTCTGTTGGATAACGGTATGGTAACGGTAGTAAAATTGGTGTTGCGACACGATTAGCAGTGTGTGTGTGattgattgagttggttgttggTGTGGTGCAGGATTGCTGAAGGAATACGACACGCCGGAGAAGTTGTTGGAGGACCAGTCATCTCTGTTTTCAAAGCTGGTGGCGGAATACAGCATGAGATCAAGTTCTAGTGTTGAAAATCTTTCAAATGTAAATCAATAgcaaatgatgatgatgaaactTACTTGTCAATAATTCACAAATGAATAACTTCAagcttttctttttggttgtttAGGCAGAAAACGTCCTATAAGTTTTTGTGCTTTATAATTTTTGTTTCTAGATTCTTGTACAACTTGTTTGTATTAATATAAGGGGTGAGCTAAAAAGATTGAGAAACTGAACCGACACATAAATCGTATCTAGATCATGCCAAAAATATGGTTACCAATCcaatttcgatttttatgtataaaaaagATATGGTTAATCAAATCGACCTAGAGatcatacataatttttttaaaaaattataaacattaaatttttattaattaattggggTTATgcccaaaaaatacacgaactttggaaaaagttgtaattttcacctgaactttcaattaagccaaaatatacataaatttatatttttgttgcaattttcacctaagtttgactttcaacgaaattagagcttaattgactgTCGGAACTTCACATGATCTTGGTCTAACTTCTAatgatgatgagtatttagaagctcgaatgtctaataaagtaaaatttaatatatttgacttaatttcaactgtcaattaagcttcaattttgttgaaagtcaaacttatgtgaaaatcgcaacaaaaatatatttcatccgtcccactataagtgagacccctttttttgggcacgaaaattaagaaaattgtattttgtgtgtaggtgaaaaagtgaaaatatgtttaaagggtaaaacttttacccaaaaaggaaagagtctcacttatggtgggacggatggagtaaattcatgtattttttgacttaattgaaagttgaggtgaaaattgcaactttattcaaagttcgtgtagtttttggccataactcctaattaatttatgtattttttttacgcAATTAATTTATGTAGTTTTATAGTGCGGATGGACTGATCGCATCATAGCTTTCAGGTCCTATTCCTTTATGATAGCATCATAGCTTTCAGGTCCAATTCTTTTATGATATGAAGAAAGGCTTATTATCGCCTTCGGTTAGCTCTTTCTTTCCTACGCTTAAAACAAAACAAGCTCAAAAACTCATTCCGATGGTGGATTGGAATGGATTTTTGTATTATCCTATGTAAGGAAAGTGTACATTTAGTCCTAACCAATCGTAGTTCTCATTTAATTTTTCACGTGATCTTTCTGAAATCAAAGTGAAAGTACCCCAATTAGATAAATTCACTTATTTCACACAATTCTTCTGGTCATGCCTTTTCCTCTTTACTTTCTATATTGCCATATGCAATGATGGAGATGGAGTACTTGGGATCAGCAGAATTCTAAAACTACGGAACCAATCGGTTTCACACCAGGAGATAAACATTCGGAGCAACGACCCCAAGAGTTTGGAGGTTATCTTGAGAAAAGGTATGCACTCCAGTTTATTCGAAGTATCCCAATGGTGTAACGCCGTCGACTTATTGGGAAATAGGAAGAAGATCACTTTGATCTCTTGTTTCGGAGAACTAAGTGGCTCACGAGGAATGGAAAGAAATATATTCTATTTGATTTCGAAGTCCTCATATAGCACTTGTTTCAATCCTGAATGG
The genomic region above belongs to Salvia miltiorrhiza cultivar Shanhuang (shh) chromosome 5, IMPLAD_Smil_shh, whole genome shotgun sequence and contains:
- the LOC130986199 gene encoding ABC transporter C family member 3-like isoform X1 yields the protein MRGYEYLLDKHKYIKPSYQLTFFHHSLQSILPHLTTRRLKEKKRPTFTATTVPHQMGFLPTTNSSTGMSVFLSDSRLFPFGDMGGGRDFLFNPILLRFLTASVHLILLFIVLVSWLHKKFRSDGDENHKHSGTTINNVSYYKTTRFSSLALSFFNLTLCLLNLFYWYRNGWSDEKILTLSDLAVKTVSWLSLYLFLHIYFSNSKETKYPLVLRLWWLLFFCVSCYCLVTDLLYFEKAKYLSILFWASDIVSILLSLVFCFTGFWGRKMDENTILETPLLIGSARNGIESETPAKGDETVTPYADAGFYSLFTFSWMGPLIALGYKKTLDLEDVPQLAGLDTARGAFPVLNDKLESYSGGSNRVTTIMLAKGLLYTAWREVVLSAVCVLIYTLASYVGPYLIDVFVQYLNGSRHFENEGYILVSAFTIAKLFECFSQRHWFFKVQQAGYRARAALVAKIYNKGLTLSCQSKKEHTTGEIINFMAVDAERIGDFGWYMHDPWMVVLQVVLALIILYRDLGLASIAALVATILVMLANVPLGKLQEKFQDELMKCKDKRMKATSEVLRNMRILKLQAWELKFLSRIQDLRSVETGWLAKYLYTTAFTTFVFWGAPTFVSVVTFGSCMLMGIPLESGKILSALATFRILQEPIYNLPDTISMIVQTKVSLDRIASFLSVDDLPPDVVEKLPVGGSDIAIEVINGNFSWDVLSPSPTLRDINFRVSPGMRVAICGMVGSGKSSLLSSILGEIPKISGAVSLSGSKAYVAQSAWIQSGKIEENILFGKEMDRQRYNRVLEACSLNKDLEILPFGDQTVIGERGINMSGGQKQRIQIARALYQDADIYLFDDPFSAVDAHTGTHLFNECIMGLLDSKTIIYVTHQVEFLPAADLILVMKEGQIKQAGRYNDILRSGSDFMELVGAHEEALSALDSMSVEKSVSGEGSSSTNAKPVLQRQESQRHGNDNVNEVTKGGQLVQEEERVKGSVGLSVYWNYITTAYGGLLAPIALLCQIAFQALQIGSNYWMAWATPVSKDEAARVGGSTLILVYVALSIGSAFCVLGRALSVVTITYKTANILFNKMHLCIFRAPMSFFDSTPSGRILNRASTDQSTVDLNMGIIALFSFAVIQLLGVVAVMSQVAWQVFIIFIPVIAICILLQRYYIAAARELARLCGVSKAPVIQHFSETLSGSITIRSFDQEPRFRDTSLRLIDGYSRPKFNTAGAMEWLCLRLDVLSLMTFASALIFLITLPEGTIDPSLAGLAVTYGLNLNMYQSWVVWNLCFMENRIISVERILQYTSLPSEPPLVIESSRPESCWPTQGEVNIKDLQVRYGPHMPFVLRGITCTFFGGKRTGIVGRTGSGKSTLIQTLFRIVEPTVGQILVDGVNILDIGLHDLRSKLSIIPQDPTMFEGTVRTNLDPLEEYTDEQIWEALDKCQLGDEVRKKAEKLDFAVSENGENWSVGQRQLVCLGRVLLKKSKVLVLDEATASVDTATDNLIQQTLRNHFCDSTVITIAHRITSVLDSDMVVLLDNGLLKEYDTPEKLLEDQSSLFSKLVAEYSMRSSSSVENLSNVNQ
- the LOC130986199 gene encoding ABC transporter C family member 3-like isoform X2, translated to MKCKDKRMKATSEVLRNMRILKLQAWELKFLSRIQDLRSVETGWLAKYLYTTAFTTFVFWGAPTFVSVVTFGSCMLMGIPLESGKILSALATFRILQEPIYNLPDTISMIVQTKVSLDRIASFLSVDDLPPDVVEKLPVGGSDIAIEVINGNFSWDVLSPSPTLRDINFRVSPGMRVAICGMVGSGKSSLLSSILGEIPKISGAVSLSGSKAYVAQSAWIQSGKIEENILFGKEMDRQRYNRVLEACSLNKDLEILPFGDQTVIGERGINMSGGQKQRIQIARALYQDADIYLFDDPFSAVDAHTGTHLFNECIMGLLDSKTIIYVTHQVEFLPAADLILVMKEGQIKQAGRYNDILRSGSDFMELVGAHEEALSALDSMSVEKSVSGEGSSSTNAKPVLQRQESQRHGNDNVNEVTKGGQLVQEEERVKGSVGLSVYWNYITTAYGGLLAPIALLCQIAFQALQIGSNYWMAWATPVSKDEAARVGGSTLILVYVALSIGSAFCVLGRALSVVTITYKTANILFNKMHLCIFRAPMSFFDSTPSGRILNRASTDQSTVDLNMGIIALFSFAVIQLLGVVAVMSQVAWQVFIIFIPVIAICILLQRYYIAAARELARLCGVSKAPVIQHFSETLSGSITIRSFDQEPRFRDTSLRLIDGYSRPKFNTAGAMEWLCLRLDVLSLMTFASALIFLITLPEGTIDPSLAGLAVTYGLNLNMYQSWVVWNLCFMENRIISVERILQYTSLPSEPPLVIESSRPESCWPTQGEVNIKDLQVRYGPHMPFVLRGITCTFFGGKRTGIVGRTGSGKSTLIQTLFRIVEPTVGQILVDGVNILDIGLHDLRSKLSIIPQDPTMFEGTVRTNLDPLEEYTDEQIWEALDKCQLGDEVRKKAEKLDFAVSENGENWSVGQRQLVCLGRVLLKKSKVLVLDEATASVDTATDNLIQQTLRNHFCDSTVITIAHRITSVLDSDMVVLLDNGLLKEYDTPEKLLEDQSSLFSKLVAEYSMRSSSSVENLSNVNQ